The genome window ATGGCATAGAAGATGGCTTTTTAACTCCTTATAAAGTTAAGCGTGTTACGACTACGCTTAGTGAAGGCTATGTGTATAACCCTGATGATATCATAGAAGGTGAGTTAGAAAAAGGCTTTTATAAGATCAATGAATTTGAAAGAAATATTCACTTACCTCAATACAACGACTTTCTAGCTAAAGAAATTTTAAAGCTCATCAACCCTATGGATAAAACCATCATCTTTTGTGCTAACCAAGCCCATGCAAGTGAAGTAAAAAGAGCCATTGATAAATTTAAAAGTGTAAAAAGAGATGACTACTGCGTGAGGGTTACAAGTGATGAGGGTAAAATAGGGCTTGAGTACTTAAAGCAGTTTCAAGATAATGACAAAAGCTATCCTGTGATACTCACTAGTTCTAAAATGCTAACCACAGGAGTAGATGCTAGAAATGTCCGCAACATAGTGCTTTTGGCAAATATAGGTTCTATCATAGAATTTAAGCAAATCATCGGAAGAGGCACTAGGGTGTATGAGGGAAAAGACTTTTTTACTATACTAGATTTTACCGGAGTAACAAGACTTTTTTATGATCCTAAATGGGATGGCGAGCAGATCGAAGATGAGGAAAAAACTGAAGTAAAAACTATACAAAACAAAAGAGAGCAAAGCAACCCTAAAGAAACAACCAAGCAAAAAGAAGTCACTGTGCATTTAAAAGGCACAAAACTAAAAGTGCTTGATATAACGACAAGCTACATAGGAGATAGCGACAAGCCACTTAGCACAAAAGAATTTTTGGAATTTTTAGTAGGAAAGCTAGCAGAATTTTATGATGATGAGACAAGGTTACGCGAGATTTGGAGTAACCAAGCAAGCAGGAAAGAATTTTTACAAAAACTTGAAAAAGACCGCATAAGCGAGCAGGTTTTGGAAGAATTGACAGTGATCTTTGAGCAAAAAGACTGCGATGTGTATGATGTGCTAGCACATTTAAGCTTTAACAGCGAGATAAAAACACGCCATGAACGCGTACTAAATGTAAAAAATAGTACATTTTTAAAACGCTTCCAAAAAGAAAAAGCCTTAAAGCTTGTGGAATTTTTACTAGATAGGTATCAAGAGTATGGTATAAAAGACTTTGATAGTGGGTTAAAAACACTTATAGATCTTAGCTCTTTAGGTAGCGTAAAAGAGCTAGTGAGTGAATTTGAAGGTATGGAGAATTTAAAACAATGCATTGATGATTTACAAAGGGAGATTTATGCAGGATAAAGAAATAGAAAATACAACAGCAATAAACACTTATGTGAAAAATAAAGATAATAATAACTTTACAATAATTTTAAATGAAACACTATGTTGTCAATATCATCATTTTTTACTATCTATTTCAAATCAATTTGAAAGCAAAAAGTGGAAAATGAAAAATTTTAAAAATTTTATTATTACTAATTTAAAAGAATGTGCTCTAACAGAACAAGAAAGGCAAAGTTTAGCAGGCAATGAAGGCGAAATTTTAGATAAAGCTATCTCAAAACTAAGAATAAATAACAAAAGCGGAGAGATAGGAGAAATTTTTCTTCATGGTATCATGAGGGAATATTATAATGCTCTACCTATTGTACCTAAGATTTTTCATAAACAAAATCGCAATATGGAAGCATTCGGATTTGATAGCGTTCATCTAACTATAGAAAACCAAGAATACCATTTGTGGTTAGGCGAATCAAAACTATATAAAAACTTAAATGAAGCTATAAGAAAAGCTATAAAATCTCTAAAAGATAATCTAAATGACGAAACTATTCTTGATGAAGCTAGAATAATTGCAAATTCAAATGAATTAGATAATTTAGCAAAACATCATAACATTCAAACAAGCACATTGACAAATTTCAAGCAAATTATTAATGGGAATATTAATCTTGATAGATTAAAAGGCATTTTACATGTGCCAATATCTATTATTTATGATTGTGATTATACAAAAAGCATTGAAGAAATTACCAACGATTATAAAGCAACGATAAAAAATTTTCATAAGAAAAAGGGGGATAAAATATCACAAGAAATTAAAAAATTTTCGGATAAAATTGCATATATTGATAGAATAAAATTTCATATAATTTTTTTTCCTATCCCAAATAAAAGAGAAATTATTAGCAAAATAAATGAAATTTTTAAGAGTTATAGAAATGCTGACTAACGAACAAATTTTTGACGAATGTGTAAAGATATATGAAAATCTAAATGATAACAACAAAGAAGCAGAAGCTAAAGAAAAGCTTTTTTATTTGCTTGATAAAATTCAAGATAAAGCTTTATATCCGCCTATATTAAATCATCTAATCAGACAATTTGGATTATATCCTTATATGAATCAAGATACTTCAATTTTAGCAGATAGATTTTTGCTAGAATGTTTTAAAGCAAATATCGGAGAAGACGAACCAAAAGTTTTGCATAGAGAACAATCAAGAGTTTTAAAAAGACTTTTAAGTAATGAAAGTCTTATTCTTTCTGCTCCAACAAGTTTTGGCAAAAGCTTTATTATTGATGCTCTAATAGCTATGAAAAAACCAAAAAATATATTAATCATTGTCCCTACAATTTCTTTATTGGATGAAGCTAGAAGAAGACTTATAAAGAAATTTTATAATTATAATATAACCACAACCACTCAACAAACCAATTTAGAAAATAACAATATCTTTATTTTTTCTCCAGAAAGAGCAGTTGAATATTTTTCATTTATTAATAAAGAAAATATCAAGCTTGATTTTTTTATTGTTGATGAGTTTTATAAAATATCGAAGGATTATGAAAATGAAAGATTTGCTCCACTGCAAAATGCTATTTTGAAATACACAAATATTTCTAATCAAAGATATTATATTTGTCCAAATATAGATAAGATAAAAAATGAAAATAGTATTCTTTGCAAAGGAATGGAATTTGAATGCCTTGACTTCAATACTGTTTTTATTCATATTAATAAATGCTATAAGGATGAGGATTTTAAAAAAGAAGAAAAAATTCTAGAAATAGTAAAAAAAGATGAAAAAACTCTAGTTTATACCCAAAGTCAAAGCAATATAAAAAAAGTTTGTGAAATCTTGGTGGAAAATACCATCATAGAAAATTCAAATGCTTTATTGGAAAATTTTGCAAAATGGTTATCAAAATATTACGGAGAACACTACCTTAATGATACATTAAAAATTGGCGTGGGAATACATCATGGAAGACTCCATAGATGTCTATCGCAATTGCAAGTAAGATTATTTGAAGGAAAAGATTTACTAAAAACCATTGTTTCTACATCTTC of Campylobacter sp. 2014D-0216 contains these proteins:
- the hsdR gene encoding EcoAI/FtnUII family type I restriction enzme subunit R, yielding MELKHFSEDDTRVKLIDVKLHASSWSEENIIRNYYFTDGRKLIGNKRGERKFADYLLKFQNNNLAIIEAKKQSKDPLDGLSQGIEYARILNVAFVYSTNGDKIYEYNLKTSSGEYIENFPTPSELFARIYGNLKEWQHKLLSQRELYIPQKELRYYQKIAVDKVIEALINGKNRILLTLATGTGKTTIAFALCYRLLEARWNKTNQDKKPKILFLCDRVSLRDQALGEFNPIEGDCVAVSAQELRKNNGRVPTSANVFFGIYQSLASNSKEQENANEEQESKFYLQYPKDFFDLIIIDECHRGGANEEGSWAGVLEYFSSATHLGLTATPKKSDNVDTYRYFGESIYEYSLKDGIEDGFLTPYKVKRVTTTLSEGYVYNPDDIIEGELEKGFYKINEFERNIHLPQYNDFLAKEILKLINPMDKTIIFCANQAHASEVKRAIDKFKSVKRDDYCVRVTSDEGKIGLEYLKQFQDNDKSYPVILTSSKMLTTGVDARNVRNIVLLANIGSIIEFKQIIGRGTRVYEGKDFFTILDFTGVTRLFYDPKWDGEQIEDEEKTEVKTIQNKREQSNPKETTKQKEVTVHLKGTKLKVLDITTSYIGDSDKPLSTKEFLEFLVGKLAEFYDDETRLREIWSNQASRKEFLQKLEKDRISEQVLEELTVIFEQKDCDVYDVLAHLSFNSEIKTRHERVLNVKNSTFLKRFQKEKALKLVEFLLDRYQEYGIKDFDSGLKTLIDLSSLGSVKELVSEFEGMENLKQCIDDLQREIYAG
- a CDS encoding HamA C-terminal domain-containing protein produces the protein MQDKEIENTTAINTYVKNKDNNNFTIILNETLCCQYHHFLLSISNQFESKKWKMKNFKNFIITNLKECALTEQERQSLAGNEGEILDKAISKLRINNKSGEIGEIFLHGIMREYYNALPIVPKIFHKQNRNMEAFGFDSVHLTIENQEYHLWLGESKLYKNLNEAIRKAIKSLKDNLNDETILDEARIIANSNELDNLAKHHNIQTSTLTNFKQIINGNINLDRLKGILHVPISIIYDCDYTKSIEEITNDYKATIKNFHKKKGDKISQEIKKFSDKIAYIDRIKFHIIFFPIPNKREIISKINEIFKSYRNAD
- a CDS encoding DEAD/DEAH box helicase → MLTNEQIFDECVKIYENLNDNNKEAEAKEKLFYLLDKIQDKALYPPILNHLIRQFGLYPYMNQDTSILADRFLLECFKANIGEDEPKVLHREQSRVLKRLLSNESLILSAPTSFGKSFIIDALIAMKKPKNILIIVPTISLLDEARRRLIKKFYNYNITTTTQQTNLENNNIFIFSPERAVEYFSFINKENIKLDFFIVDEFYKISKDYENERFAPLQNAILKYTNISNQRYYICPNIDKIKNENSILCKGMEFECLDFNTVFIHINKCYKDEDFKKEEKILEIVKKDEKTLVYTQSQSNIKKVCEILVENTIIENSNALLENFAKWLSKYYGEHYLNDTLKIGVGIHHGRLHRCLSQLQVRLFEGKDLLKTIVSTSSLIEGVNIPAKNLILWDKKNGTKNINHFTYKNIIGRSGRMFKYFIGEVYLFESPNEDDNQEKILDVEIKSESLSINDEINNEIPDNIQAEVKNNQLEIIKLIGRDKFNLLKKETLLKNDLEVIIKIIQILQSEDFNSEIFTYLFNDEPDKWYILSKIALIREFHCNNINNTSNINNVELVKKLSQNWTKPLPKLIKDMGIDLDDFFKFENHVAFKIASLFSDINTLQKILYPEKEIDISGFVTKLSNAFLPSVVYTLEEFGLPRIISKKLHQCGFIDFENNDLTIEQALSKFKEHTADDIINILKEKNLYDNFEDYILNYFYEGLG